From the Mycoplasmatota bacterium genome, one window contains:
- a CDS encoding DUF368 domain-containing protein, translating into MIMINFIRGFFMALADSVPGVSGGTIAFILGFYDDFINSINSLISKTTKKIERKKAALFLGKLGFGWIFGMGISVLILSSIFDKEIYKISSLFVGFILFSIPLIINEEKATLKNKYQYIIFTLLGIVIVSAITYLNPVSNSIDEVQSINYLYIFIAGMIAISAMVLPGISGSTILLILGLYAPIITAIRSLMSFEFNRVPMLLTFGIGILVGIFSIIRLLRYLLTNYRPQMIYFILGLMLASLYAVFMGPTTLDNPKEPMTIHSFSIIFFLIGGLLIFGLDELKKYLNK; encoded by the coding sequence ATGATTATGATTAACTTTATTCGTGGATTTTTCATGGCATTAGCTGATAGTGTACCAGGTGTTTCAGGTGGAACTATTGCCTTCATTCTAGGATTCTATGATGATTTTATTAATTCAATAAACTCACTGATTTCAAAAACAACTAAGAAAATTGAAAGAAAAAAGGCAGCTTTATTTTTAGGAAAACTTGGTTTTGGATGGATATTTGGTATGGGAATATCTGTATTAATCCTATCCTCAATATTTGACAAAGAAATTTATAAGATTAGTTCATTATTTGTTGGATTTATTTTGTTTTCCATCCCGCTTATAATAAATGAAGAAAAAGCAACACTAAAAAATAAATATCAATATATTATATTTACCCTACTAGGAATCGTAATCGTTTCAGCCATTACTTATTTAAATCCTGTTTCAAATTCAATTGATGAGGTTCAATCTATTAATTACTTATATATATTTATTGCTGGAATGATCGCTATTTCTGCCATGGTACTACCTGGTATTTCAGGTTCAACCATCTTATTAATCCTTGGTCTATATGCACCTATTATTACTGCAATCAGAAGCCTAATGTCATTTGAATTCAATAGAGTTCCTATGTTACTTACCTTTGGTATTGGCATTTTAGTAGGAATATTTTCTATCATCCGATTATTACGATATTTACTAACAAATTACCGTCCACAAATGATATATTTCATTCTTGGTCTCATGCTTGCTTCATTATATGCTGTATTTATGGGTCCAACGACATTAGATAATCCAAAAGAACCTATGACTATACATTCATTTAGCATCATCTTCTTTTTAATTGGTGGATTATTAATTTTCGGTTTAGATGAATTGAAAAAATATCTTAATAAATAG
- a CDS encoding cyclodeaminase/cyclohydrolase family protein, which yields MNLIDLKVNEFINEVDSNSPAPGGGSVSALAASLGVGLSRMVSHLTFNKKKFLELDEKIRTQYEDNFITLNNIKEELIPLIDKDTYAFNQIMNAFKMSKETDEDKQKRIEAIEKATLEAIKVPYEVARLSYKALELVEKMMTYGNKNAISDIGVGCLLLYAGLEGALLNVKINIGGLSDAEMVKVYQSSYETLLHEGKELKEKILEFVHSKL from the coding sequence ATGAATTTAATTGATTTAAAAGTTAATGAATTTATTAATGAAGTCGATTCAAATAGTCCTGCTCCTGGAGGAGGAAGTGTATCAGCACTAGCTGCATCGCTTGGTGTTGGATTATCAAGAATGGTTTCACATTTAACATTTAATAAGAAGAAATTTTTAGAACTAGATGAAAAAATTCGTACACAATATGAAGATAATTTTATTACCTTAAACAACATTAAAGAAGAACTAATACCTTTAATAGATAAAGACACCTATGCATTTAATCAAATCATGAATGCATTTAAAATGTCAAAAGAAACAGATGAAGATAAGCAAAAACGTATTGAAGCGATTGAAAAAGCAACTCTTGAAGCGATTAAAGTACCCTATGAGGTTGCAAGATTATCCTATAAAGCATTAGAACTTGTGGAAAAAATGATGACTTATGGAAATAAAAATGCGATAAGTGATATAGGAGTAGGATGTTTATTATTGTATGCTGGATTAGAAGGTGCTTTATTAAATGTCAAAATTAATATAGGTGGTTTAAGTGATGCTGAAATGGTAAAGGTTTATCAAAGTTCATATGAAACTTTACTACATGAAGGAAAAGAACTGAAAGAAAAAATTCTTGAATTTGTTCATAGTAAATTGTAA
- the hutI gene encoding imidazolonepropionase: MKSDLIIHHISNLITMEGSNGIRCGNKMKEVETIKNAYVVVKDGVIVKVSSGDSYQDYISENTKLVNAKGYLMTPGLIDSHTHLVHGGSRENELNMKLQGKTYLDILEAGGGILSTVKHTKEASFEDLYNKAKKSLDSMLCYGVTSIEAKSGYGLNLEIEMKQLEVAKRLNEDHPIDIKNTFLGAHAVPLAFKNNKVSYIEKVIEMLPVIKEKNLADYCDVFCEEGVFSLEESRTILQKAKETGYKLKIHADEIIPLGGATLACELGCVSADHLMASTKKDYENLAKSRVIANLLPATSFNLNKDYAKAREMIDTGCGVALSSDYNPGSCPSENLQFVMQLGCIKMKMLPQEVLTAVTINGACSINEEKYKGSIEVGKAADFVLFDVPNLEYLIYHFGINHVKDVYKDGKLVVNNQKVCY; the protein is encoded by the coding sequence ATGAAAAGTGATTTAATCATTCATCATATTTCTAACCTTATCACGATGGAAGGATCAAATGGGATAAGATGTGGAAACAAGATGAAAGAAGTTGAGACCATAAAAAATGCTTATGTTGTGGTTAAAGATGGTGTCATCGTCAAAGTTTCTAGTGGAGATAGTTATCAAGATTATATTAGTGAGAATACTAAATTAGTTAATGCAAAAGGTTACTTAATGACTCCAGGGCTTATTGATTCTCATACGCATCTTGTTCATGGTGGTTCTAGAGAAAATGAATTAAATATGAAACTGCAAGGAAAAACTTATCTTGATATTTTAGAAGCAGGTGGAGGTATATTAAGTACCGTTAAACATACAAAGGAAGCCAGTTTTGAAGATTTATATAATAAAGCTAAAAAAAGTTTAGATTCAATGCTATGTTATGGGGTTACAAGTATTGAAGCTAAAAGTGGTTATGGTTTGAACTTAGAAATAGAAATGAAGCAGTTAGAAGTTGCGAAAAGATTAAATGAGGATCATCCGATTGATATAAAAAATACCTTTTTAGGGGCTCATGCAGTTCCATTAGCGTTTAAAAATAACAAAGTTAGTTATATCGAAAAAGTAATTGAAATGCTTCCTGTAATTAAGGAAAAGAATTTAGCGGATTATTGTGATGTATTTTGTGAAGAGGGTGTATTTTCACTTGAAGAAAGTCGAACTATATTACAAAAAGCTAAAGAAACAGGATATAAATTAAAGATTCATGCAGATGAAATTATTCCTTTAGGTGGTGCTACGCTAGCTTGCGAATTAGGATGCGTATCAGCTGATCATTTAATGGCATCTACGAAAAAAGATTATGAAAATCTTGCTAAAAGTAGAGTAATCGCAAATTTACTACCAGCAACCTCATTTAATTTAAACAAAGATTATGCCAAGGCCAGAGAAATGATTGATACAGGATGTGGTGTGGCATTATCATCTGATTATAATCCTGGGAGTTGTCCATCTGAAAATCTTCAGTTTGTCATGCAACTTGGGTGTATAAAAATGAAAATGTTACCTCAAGAAGTTTTGACTGCAGTTACAATTAATGGTGCTTGTTCAATTAATGAAGAAAAATATAAAGGTTCTATTGAAGTTGGTAAAGCAGCTGATTTTGTTTTATTTGATGTACCAAATCTAGAATACCTTATTTATCATTTTGGGATTAATCATGTTAAAGATGTTTATAAAGATGGAAAATTGGTTGTAAATAATCAAAAAGTATGTTACTAG
- the ftcD gene encoding glutamate formimidoyltransferase — protein MKIVQCVPNFSEGRDKEKIEQIVSVLKNKDKFKLVSYEADPSYNRTVVTLLGDPYAIKDAVVEMVGMTTKLIDLNHQTGEHSRMGATDVIPYIPIKDISMEECVEIAKMTAKEINEAYQIPIFLYEEAAANETRVNLAKIRKGQFEGMKDKIKLEEWHPDFGKPEIHPTAGATAVGARVPLVAFNINLDTTNMEIASKIAKSIRHSSGGFRFIKAGPAEITERGIVQVTMNITNYKKTSIYRVFETVKMEAKRYGVNVIGSEIIGLVPMEALVESLEYYLGLEGFNMEKVLETNLFD, from the coding sequence ATGAAAATTGTACAATGTGTTCCTAATTTTTCTGAAGGAAGAGATAAAGAAAAAATCGAACAAATCGTCAGTGTTTTAAAAAATAAAGATAAATTTAAATTAGTAAGCTATGAGGCAGATCCAAGTTATAATAGAACCGTTGTGACACTCTTAGGTGATCCATATGCGATAAAAGATGCTGTCGTTGAAATGGTTGGTATGACAACAAAATTAATCGATTTAAATCATCAGACAGGTGAACATTCAAGAATGGGAGCAACTGATGTAATTCCTTATATTCCAATTAAGGATATATCAATGGAAGAATGTGTGGAAATTGCGAAAATGACAGCAAAAGAAATTAATGAAGCTTATCAAATTCCTATCTTTTTATATGAAGAAGCAGCAGCAAATGAAACACGTGTTAACTTAGCGAAAATTAGAAAAGGTCAATTCGAAGGTATGAAAGATAAAATTAAATTAGAGGAATGGCATCCAGATTTTGGAAAACCTGAGATTCATCCAACAGCTGGTGCTACTGCAGTTGGTGCTCGTGTACCATTAGTTGCTTTTAATATTAATTTAGATACAACAAATATGGAAATTGCATCTAAAATTGCGAAATCGATTCGTCATTCTAGTGGTGGATTCCGTTTCATTAAAGCAGGACCAGCTGAAATAACAGAGCGTGGGATTGTTCAAGTTACAATGAATATCACCAATTATAAAAAAACATCAATTTATCGTGTCTTTGAAACCGTAAAAATGGAAGCAAAAAGATATGGTGTAAATGTGATTGGTAGTGAAATAATTGGACTTGTTCCAATGGAAGCATTAGTTGAATCACTTGAATATTATTTAGGTTTAGAAGGATTCAATATGGAAAAGGTCCTTGAAACAAATCTATTTGATTAG
- a CDS encoding urocanate hydratase, translated as MLSNEQITEGMTIKLDSIFKELPEYPEFVEGIRRAPKREFKLTQEETELALKNALRYVPEKWHEELAPEFLDELLTKGRIYGYRFRPQGRIYGKSIDEYKGKTTEGKAIQVMIDNNLDFEIALYPYELVTYGETGRVMQNWMQYHLVKKYLEMMTDEQTLVVQSGHPLGLFKSYQSASRVILTNGLMIGLYDDLENWNRAASLGVASYGQMTAGGWMYIGPQGIVHGTYSTILNAGRDKLEIPEDKDLAGHLYVTSGLGGMSGAQGKACEIAGGVSIIAEVDKSRIDTRYEQGWVSFVTDSPKTAFEKAQEYQEKKEPIAIAYDGNIVEILEYAHKHNIKIDLLSDQTSCHNAYDGGYCPVGLSFEERTNLLKENKDKFKKLVDEGLQRHYKAIKSLTEQGTYFFDYGNSFMKAVYDAGVKEICKNGINPLDGFIWPSYVEDIMGPILFDYGYGPFRWVCLSGKESDLDKTDAAAMSCIDPNRRFQDRDNYNWIKDAKKNKLVVGTKARILYQDALGRLEIALKFNELVKNGEVGPIMLGRDHHDTGGTDSPFRETSNIKDGSNVMAEMATHIFAGNVARGMSLVALHNGGGVGIGKSINGGFGMVLDGSERVDEILKRAMPWDVMGGVARRAWARNENAVSTSVDYNKMNDENHITLPYLTKEDYIKELVNKHYVKGGK; from the coding sequence TTGTTAAGTAATGAACAAATTACAGAAGGAATGACCATTAAGTTAGATTCAATATTTAAAGAGTTACCTGAATATCCAGAATTTGTTGAGGGAATCAGAAGAGCTCCAAAACGTGAATTTAAACTCACCCAGGAAGAAACGGAATTAGCATTAAAAAATGCACTTCGATATGTTCCTGAAAAATGGCATGAAGAATTAGCGCCAGAGTTTTTAGATGAATTGCTTACTAAAGGTCGTATTTATGGATATAGATTCCGTCCACAAGGAAGAATTTATGGAAAATCTATTGATGAATATAAGGGTAAAACTACTGAAGGTAAAGCCATTCAAGTGATGATTGACAATAATCTTGATTTTGAAATAGCATTATATCCATATGAATTAGTAACCTATGGAGAAACAGGCCGTGTTATGCAAAATTGGATGCAGTATCATTTAGTTAAAAAATATTTAGAAATGATGACTGATGAACAAACACTAGTCGTCCAATCAGGACATCCATTAGGATTGTTTAAATCATATCAATCAGCGTCTAGAGTTATATTAACGAATGGTCTAATGATTGGGTTATATGATGATTTAGAAAATTGGAATCGTGCAGCGAGTTTAGGTGTTGCTTCTTATGGACAAATGACTGCTGGTGGTTGGATGTATATCGGACCACAAGGAATTGTTCATGGGACTTATTCAACCATCTTAAATGCTGGTCGAGATAAATTAGAAATTCCGGAAGATAAAGATTTAGCTGGTCATTTATATGTCACAAGTGGTCTTGGTGGAATGAGCGGCGCACAAGGAAAAGCTTGTGAAATTGCTGGTGGTGTTTCGATTATCGCTGAGGTTGATAAATCAAGAATTGATACAAGATATGAACAAGGTTGGGTAAGTTTTGTGACAGACTCACCAAAAACAGCTTTTGAAAAAGCTCAAGAATATCAGGAAAAGAAAGAACCTATCGCAATTGCTTATGATGGAAATATCGTAGAAATTTTAGAGTATGCACATAAACATAATATTAAAATTGATTTATTAAGTGATCAAACGTCATGTCATAATGCTTATGATGGTGGTTATTGCCCTGTTGGATTATCTTTTGAAGAAAGAACTAATTTATTAAAAGAGAACAAGGACAAGTTTAAAAAATTAGTTGATGAAGGATTACAAAGACATTATAAAGCAATTAAATCTTTAACAGAGCAAGGGACATATTTCTTTGACTACGGTAATAGCTTTATGAAAGCTGTTTATGATGCGGGTGTTAAAGAAATTTGTAAGAATGGGATTAATCCATTAGATGGTTTTATTTGGCCAAGTTATGTTGAGGATATCATGGGACCAATTTTATTTGATTATGGGTATGGTCCGTTTAGATGGGTTTGTTTAAGTGGTAAAGAAAGTGACTTAGATAAAACTGATGCGGCAGCAATGAGTTGTATTGATCCAAATCGTCGTTTCCAAGACAGAGATAATTATAATTGGATAAAAGATGCGAAGAAAAATAAATTAGTCGTTGGAACGAAAGCAAGAATTTTATATCAAGATGCTTTAGGAAGACTAGAAATCGCCCTTAAGTTTAATGAACTTGTAAAAAATGGCGAGGTTGGTCCAATTATGCTAGGTAGAGACCACCATGATACTGGTGGAACTGATTCACCATTTAGAGAAACATCTAATATTAAAGATGGGTCTAATGTGATGGCAGAAATGGCAACACACATATTCGCTGGAAATGTAGCTAGAGGGATGAGTCTAGTGGCATTACATAATGGCGGTGGTGTTGGTATTGGTAAATCAATAAATGGTGGATTTGGAATGGTATTAGACGGTAGTGAACGTGTTGATGAAATATTGAAAAGAGCAATGCCTTGGGATGTAATGGGTGGAGTTGCAAGACGAGCTTGGGCGCGTAATGAAAATGCAGTTTCCACTTCAGTTGATTATAATAAAATGAATGATGAAAATCATATTACATTACCTTATCTAACAAAAGAAGATTACATCAAAGAATTAGTTAATAAACATTACGTGAAAGGTGGAAAATAA
- the hutH gene encoding histidine ammonia-lyase, with translation MTVVLDGNHLNLDEFIQVVRFKKSVELSEDAIGKIKKSRTIIDKIVDQEKVVYGVNTGFGKLANVVISKDEVSQLQENLLKSHACGVGNYFDKEVTRGIMLLRVNALAKGYSGIRLETLERLMFYLNEDILPLIPEKGSLGASGDLAPLSHMALSLIGLGKVLCKDKQVEVSEVLKTYGMKPLDKLLAKEGLSLINGTQAMTSVGAITTYDAIQLSKLADIAGSLSMEALFGIRDAMNEKVHLVRGQIGQINSAKNILSLTANSQYITSQGDIRVQDAYSIRCMPQVHGASKDALKYIKEKVEIEMNAATDNPLVFDENTVISGGNFHGQPMALSFDFLKIAISELANISERRLERLVNPSLSEGLPAFLVKKSGVNSGFMITQYSAASLVSENKVLAHPASVDSIPSSANQEDHVSMGTIAARGAKEILYNAQSVLAIELLASAQAIDFREKKKLGLGTQVAYAVIRKHVDFIDEDVIMHPYIIKMHQLVKDELILNQVEKVVGSLL, from the coding sequence ATGACAGTAGTGTTAGATGGAAATCACTTGAACTTAGATGAGTTTATACAAGTGGTTAGATTTAAAAAAAGTGTTGAATTAAGCGAAGATGCGATAGGAAAGATTAAGAAAAGTCGTACAATTATTGATAAAATAGTTGATCAAGAAAAAGTGGTATATGGTGTGAATACAGGGTTTGGAAAACTTGCGAATGTGGTTATTAGTAAAGATGAGGTTAGTCAGTTACAAGAGAATTTACTAAAAAGTCATGCGTGTGGTGTTGGGAATTATTTTGATAAAGAAGTAACACGAGGAATAATGTTACTAAGAGTCAATGCGCTTGCTAAAGGATATTCTGGTATTCGTTTAGAAACATTAGAACGTTTAATGTTTTATTTAAATGAAGATATTCTTCCTTTAATTCCTGAAAAAGGTTCGCTAGGAGCAAGTGGGGATTTAGCACCACTATCACATATGGCTTTAAGTTTAATTGGATTAGGAAAAGTATTATGTAAAGATAAACAAGTTGAAGTATCAGAAGTACTAAAAACATATGGTATGAAGCCATTAGATAAACTATTAGCTAAAGAAGGACTGTCATTAATTAATGGGACACAAGCAATGACATCAGTTGGCGCAATAACAACTTATGATGCAATTCAATTATCCAAATTAGCTGATATTGCGGGAAGTCTATCAATGGAAGCATTATTTGGGATTAGAGATGCGATGAATGAAAAAGTGCATTTAGTAAGAGGTCAAATTGGTCAGATTAATTCAGCTAAAAATATATTATCTTTAACTGCTAATAGTCAATATATCACATCCCAAGGAGATATTAGGGTTCAAGATGCTTACTCGATTCGTTGTATGCCACAAGTTCACGGAGCTAGTAAAGATGCTTTAAAATATATTAAAGAAAAAGTTGAAATTGAAATGAATGCAGCCACTGATAACCCATTAGTGTTTGATGAAAATACAGTGATTTCAGGAGGTAATTTTCATGGACAACCTATGGCGCTAAGTTTTGACTTTTTGAAGATTGCGATAAGTGAATTAGCTAATATTTCTGAAAGAAGACTCGAACGATTAGTTAATCCAAGTTTGAGTGAAGGATTACCTGCTTTTTTAGTGAAAAAAAGTGGTGTTAATTCAGGATTTATGATTACTCAATATTCAGCAGCTTCATTAGTGAGTGAAAATAAAGTCCTAGCACATCCAGCTAGTGTTGATTCAATTCCATCTAGTGCTAATCAAGAAGATCATGTTTCGATGGGAACGATTGCTGCTAGAGGTGCAAAAGAGATTTTATATAATGCTCAAAGTGTTTTAGCGATTGAATTACTAGCGAGTGCTCAAGCAATTGATTTTCGTGAAAAGAAAAAGTTAGGATTAGGCACTCAGGTAGCTTATGCTGTTATTAGGAAACATGTAGATTTTATTGATGAAGATGTTATTATGCATCCGTATATCATTAAGATGCATCAACTTGTTAAGGATGAATTAATTTTAAATCAAGTAGAAAAAGTTGTTGGTTCTTTATTATAA
- a CDS encoding flavodoxin family protein has protein sequence MILVLTGSPNRYGNTNSVVNTLLNDISDEIIYYNAYDIKISSCTDCKICSYKSGCKVSDEMSNIYRLLERADTLIIASPLYFATLTGELVNLISRFQTFFAGKYIRKDENPQIKKGLFIVTAGGYWESMFVGVKETFKIIKLLFNFEETKELFIPNCDKHKPLEDDFVINQIKILKEFIND, from the coding sequence ATGATATTAGTACTTACAGGTTCTCCAAATAGATATGGTAATACAAATAGTGTTGTTAATACATTATTAAATGATATTTCCGATGAGATAATTTATTACAATGCTTATGATATTAAGATTTCTTCATGTACAGATTGTAAAATTTGTTCATATAAATCAGGATGTAAAGTAAGTGATGAGATGTCAAATATTTATCGATTATTAGAGAGGGCAGATACTTTAATTATCGCATCCCCTCTTTATTTTGCGACACTTACAGGTGAATTAGTTAATTTAATAAGTCGCTTTCAAACCTTTTTTGCTGGTAAATATATAAGAAAAGATGAGAACCCACAAATAAAAAAAGGATTATTTATCGTAACAGCCGGAGGATATTGGGAAAGTATGTTTGTTGGGGTAAAAGAGACTTTTAAAATTATTAAATTACTTTTTAATTTTGAGGAAACAAAAGAATTATTTATCCCAAATTGTGATAAGCATAAGCCATTAGAAGATGACTTTGTGATTAATCAAATAAAAATATTAAAAGAATTTATAAATGATTAA